DNA from Prunus persica cultivar Lovell chromosome G6, Prunus_persica_NCBIv2, whole genome shotgun sequence:
TCCACGGAGGGGAAGCATTGCGTGGCAACCCCCCATAAAACATAGACGTATAGGTGTAATTGGGGATTGGCCCATTCCCAAAATCCTGCCCGCAGTAAATTGCTGGGAACAGCTGCATAACATATAAAGCATAATCAAATTacacatacatgtatatagtTCAAGAATAACGTTTTATTATGTCCCTAAAGCGcaaaatttcaagaaatcGTCAAGATTGAGACTTTCTACAAATCTATTCTGAACAATGAAACTTACGAATAAAAAAAAGCTGTTAACCATGAGAATTCAAAAAattacgggaaaaaaaaaagtttgggaAATTGAACAGGGATTGTAAGTACATaacaaaatttggaaaattaagaGAGACGAACCtcaggaggaggaagaggagggggCATGTCCCATGCTAATCGAGGCCTCTTTCTGGGCCGCTTATCCATATTCTTGTGAGGAAACTCCATTATCCTCTGTGTCTCCATTCTTCccctaatttttgttttgctccTTAAACAAAAAGGATTCTCTCCAGAGCGATCGAAAATTATAACGAATCAGAAATTCAGTACCTAAATAGGGTTATGAGAATTGAAAGGATGAAAATTGGGATAGGATTTTGGGGGAAATTGATAAGGGTAAGCTCTGAAACCCTAATCTTGGATCTGAAGCTCTAAACCATGGGACGGAATTAACCCTGGTTAACTGGGAATGATTCGATGACGGTGCGATTTCTAACTATGGGTTGGAAACGTGGGTCCCACAGATTTTTTATTGCTGAGGCGCGTGCGGGGACCGCCCGACCGGTTATATGTTAATGTAGTGTCTCGAGCGAGCCTTCCCACTGCGGTCATCTGACACGTGTTGATTTGCGGACCCGTGAGAGGCCACGCGCATGTTcgctttttattatttttgggctttttttgattgaacccttataatttataaataggcCCAATGTTTtgtgcttttgatttttttaaaattttttgagtCTTTTTTGAGCGGATTgctcttttgaattttgatctttcaattttcccttgttttctttttttaatttgcaaaagggtaaacaaaatatcaaacaagTAAAATGAGATATGGATTTTAATCAGTCATCTGGATATTGAATGCAAGGCAATGTCAACTAATAAATCTTTCTGctatttaataatttcaatgtTCTTAGATTTTGAGATGAAAATTACTAATTGAAAGTATTTGTAATCAACATACATGGGTTTAGCGAAGTTGGCTATAGCAGACATGCTCTCCACTCTACATCTGAGTTTAAATTCCCTTTCTCGTTGTTTAGATTTGTATTATCGGTTGTATCCAAAAAAAAGCCTCTGTAATAAACTCTTTTGATATATCATTtgaattcattaatttttcttttaacataTCATACCCACTAATTTGAAAAACATGTTAACatctataatttctccataTTCTGGCTGATGATGCATTTAGTCAGGGGAACATAATTAGCTGATGTGAAAGCACAACAAACAgaccaaaaatcaaaacttgAACCAATCTGCTGTTTCATTGCAAGAACTTAGAGGCCTTGTAATTGATTGAGCATCTCCTTTCCCAGatttatttttccaagttcatTCTACTTTCCTCTAAACAGCCAGAAGAGCACTTTTGGCATCACCCCATTTAGCTTCGTTGGGGCCTtgaaagttggtctccctcaTCTCAAGGTTGGCTCCAGCTACATATAGAGATCATCAATGGCATTTTCTCCTTGTCCGAATTTATTCTCCCTTAAAATCTCTATACAGAATTTTCAATATAGATAACATTTCACTCACTTGGTGATGGTTCTTATCCCCAGTAACAAATACATGAACTCTGTTCCTGATTTCTATCCAACTGCAGCCTGGAACCCTTTTCaaccctttttctttcatttctctcCTTATTGTTGCCACACTCTGCCATCTGCCAGCTGCGGAATGTGCATTGGACAACATTACATATGATGACACATCTTCAGGATCCAAAGCCAATATTTTCCTAGCTGCAAACTCCCCTAATTCCATATTTGAGTGGATTTGACAGCCACCAAGCAATGCTTTCCAAAACCCAATACCTGGTTCAAAAGGCAAATTGCTGATAAACTCCTCAGCTTCTCCGAAACACCCAGACCGGGAGAGTAAATCAACCATACAAGCATAGTGCTCAGGCTTCAGAATGCTGGGGTCTTCAATTCTTGCCtgattgaaataaaaataacccTGGTCAACAAGACCAGCATGGTTGCAAGCCCACAATAAGCCAAGAAGTGTAACACTATTGGGTTTGCAACTTGACAACCTCATCCTTTCAAAAAAGCTTATTGCTTCTTCTCCTTTACCATTTTGAGCATAGCCACATATCACAGCATTCCAAGAAACaatgtttctttcttcaattttgttgaaaacCAAGAGACTATCTTCCATGCTACCACATTTTGCATAAAAGCTTATTAGTGAGTTGCCAATAAACACATCAAGCTTACCCAAGAATTTGACAGCACAGGCATGAAAACTTCTGCCCATTCCTAGTGCTGCTATATTGGCAGCTGCAATGATAGCACAAGGAAAAGTAGAATGGTTAGGTACCAACCCATTTCTAAGCATCTCAATGAATAGATTGACAGCCTCTTCATTGTGGCCTGTTTGGCTATACCCTCCAATCATTGCATTCCATGAAACAACATTCCTTTCTGGCATCACTTGGAAAAGCTTCAAAGCTTCTTCAAGCTTCTCCTTTTTCAGGTATGCATATATCAATGTGGTGTAAGAAACTACATTGGGCTTCTGGGTATCTTCAAAAGCTCTTTTAGCATCCTGGGTAATGCTCAACTTGGCATAAAGATCTAACGTTGCACTTCCCACAAAGACATTCGAATGCAAACCTATCTTTGTTGCACATGCATGAAGTTGCTTGCCTATGTTTAGGTCTCCAAGTGCAGTTGACGAGTGAATGACAGTGCCAAATGTAAATTCGTTGGGTCTAATATTCGAAAGAAGCATTCTTGAAAAGAGATAAATAGCTTCTTCATGATGGTGCTGCCGAGCAAAGCTGCCTATTATTGACGTGGCCGATACTACGCTCAAGTCAGGCGTTTCGTCGAACAACTGGCGTGCATGGAAGAATGCATCCGAGGTACCAAGTTGAAGGGCATGGGCATGAGCTTTCTGGGTTTCAGTAAGAAGGGCACCAGCCGAAGTGTGAGCTTTCGTTTgtaggaaaagaaagagaggaggcCTACATAGTATGGTTTTCATGTGTCTGTGTTTGGGTAGGTAGTTTGGGGGATCAAATAACCATGCGTAAAAGGCATATTGGGTTAGCCCAAGAAATGTAACTTCAAGTGTCTGAACGCTTTAggttgggttttatttttatttttaaacaatGGGGGTTAAATGCAAATTTTGGCCCAATTGCGGTGAAGCAACAATTAAATACATGAAGTGACAATGGGGGTTAACTGCAATTCTTggtcaaaatcaaatcaaccCGGTAATTACAATTTGGATCAGTTAATTTAATCGGTTCAGTCGAATTGATGCACACCCTTAtgtaaattttcattttatgataGATTCTTGTGGCCTGATGCATACGTCAACACACTCAATCAGGTTGGGTCATTGTTGTGAGATTGGGCAAGACTAAAATATATGTGTCCTACTATTGTTTGAGTGTAGTTGAATAATCTATGTGATTCGACACGCGGACTCAAGAATTTCTCCTCTctaacaaattgaaatatagaaaaattaaacaaacaaaatgctTTTCCTTCAAGAGAGCAAATGTTTTAGGCTTGGTGTGTTCCTTGAGTTTGATTGCCAATTGGAGAAAATTTACTTTTCATGATGAGGTCTCATTAAGTAGAATTTCAAGGATTAACAGACCAACTATGACATCCTAACCAAGTCCAAAAACTACATAGTAATGATTTTATTCAGAAATCAAGATTGGATTTACACCCATCACCAAAGTCacaattttattcataaaCCAAAGTTATCATTTACACCAGTCACCAAAGTCTATGTATACTTACTGTTaaacaacagaaaaaggaTCTCCAACCCTCAGTCAGAACCTTCTTCGTTTACCAGTTGCAATCTGATACTGCATGGCATCTGTATTGTTTCCAACATGCAATTGCAGGCCATTGTTCAAACAAGCAGAGCCACGTGCAAAGTTCAACACAGAAGAAGATGGTATCTGAGAAAAGCCAGGTGAACTCTCAAGGAATGAAGCAGAACCACTCGATGAACTCTGCGTTGGGCAAATCGACTCGACTGCTTCTAATCTCTGCTCTATTAATGAGCCATAATGATCACCTCCATAGATGAGAGTGGGTGGATTTTTCCACTTGGGAAGAGGTGCAACAAGAAGTGTTTGAAGTAAAGGACCAGTATCCATGACAGCCTGCATCAGTCTTCCTTTCTTGGGCAATGGTCTCAATCTAGCAATGTTATCAATTAGAACAGAAGCACAATCAAACTTGGAGCCACATTCTTGAGCAACAGGCCTTTTTGGCAGAGCCAAGTTACTTGAATCAGCAAAGTTTGCATTAGGCAGGCCttggaaagagagagaacccAAGTTGCAGTTTGTGGGATATGAACCATAAACATGGAAATTGTATGTTTGGGGAAGAAGAGCTTCTGATTCTTTTAGCATTGATGGGTTTGTTGTTTTTTGGGGAATTGGGTTTTCATTATTGGGTTGTGATGAGAGGATATGAGTGGTTTGATCAGCTGGTATGGATGGCAATAACTCATTCATTAGCTTTTGCAACTGGTTTCTTGCTTCATCTCTTTCTTGGCAAGCAGCCTTCAAGAGTTCAAATAACTGCTTTATGATCTCCTCATTTTTGCTTACCTCCTCTTTTGCCATCATCTTTGCTGATTCTAGTTCAAAATTGGTGCAGAGAAGCTTGTGTTTCAGTTCATCAACACTCTGTCAGAGATCAAAGAGCCCAAATAAGCATGCAACAGAAGTTCCAATGAAAATCATTAACAATGATCATTTACTCCAAATGTTcattttttgaaccattgaaaattatacaaaacaGGCATCACTTTATTTGGAACATGCATAAACACACTGACATGAAGTGTTTCAAGAGCAGCAAGAATTATAATTCATATCCTTTATTGCTCTCAGAAATATTGCTGTATTTTCTGTATGATATAATTAATCTTCAACACTACAAATGCATCAAATTGTAAAGCCAGTTGGGGAAAACTTCTAAACTAAATCTGACTTTCTGCCAAAAGCACCGAGGATAAACTGAATATAAATCTGGACCAAGCCCCTCATGGAGGCTCCAGCCAAATTCTTGCCATAAAACATGAAAAGCCAGTAAATATTGTTGTAaacaacaaatgaaaatgcatAGATGCACCAATTCTAATacattgaaatgaaaaaccaCTCACCTCTTGATCACTCCAAATGTaaaccattctctctctctctctctctctctctctctcaagtacACATAAATGACAGAAGCAATGTGTAAGTTGAAGGCCTAGCCGGCTTTGCAGAACAATTAAATTGAAGAGCGATAAGCAGAGACATAAAAAGGGGGGGAAAATGAAGGTGTGCAGACCTCTAGCAAGCTTCCATAAACGTAATCTTTAATGGTGGGATGAGTATAAGGTATGTctgaaaccttcttaaaactACTAATAAAATTTACTAAGTAGACTGCACATTATAATAACTCGCGTCCCTGTTGTATCACTAAATAAACTCTCCAAAAATGGCCTCCGTGGTTAAGGGGATTCTGTCGGATCCCAAACATAACTCTCTCAATCTCTCATTGTCAATCAAATATATGGTTTGCTCTTCTAATTTCTAATTTGCCTACTGTGTGCTAATGAACCTTGATTGGTGGTAACTTGAAGGAAACTAAATCAAATGCTTAACTAGCTTTTTTAGGTAGTGTAATTTCCGAAGCCTCATAGGGTTTCGTGTAAAAACACGAAAAACCTTAGTTGTGTCAAATAACTCTTATGACTTATTTACTTATCAGTAATATATGGAAATCAATTTGATTCCTTCTTCTCCTGTGTTTACTAACACATGGGTATTGGAATGATTCCAATTCCTTATTTCTCATGCATTTACTTACACATGCatgataaaaaaattatgggtgTTCAAATAGTTGATCCGATTTCAATTCCGCTTATTCCCAAATTCTTAACTTCCCCAATTCGTGACTTCCCCATTCCTTGTTAatgtaaaaagaagaaatacacagatcatttttacagacaaattAATCTTAAAGTTGCATAATCTATGAACTTAGACCCACTATCCGTGAAAACCATTTCCTTGTGCATAAAAAGCTTCGCAGACCAAAAGATGAGCTTTCATCATCCGATAGGATATTGTCCCTCTTGACCACAGTTCACAAGCTGAGGTTAGATTTGAGAATCAATCTCTTGCTGTTGTTtttcacaaacaaaacaaaacagagtgatttaattaatcatataATATGGAATTTAGTTACATAAAGTACAGTTTATAATTATCCTAAGTTTTGCTTTCTGAGTCAAGACATGAACATGATTGTCATCTTGTCTCAAATATGACACCTGAGGCTAAATGGACCAGTACAAAAGTCCTTTGAGAAACCCATCCATGAAGGGCCACGTGGCCACTAAAATGGTTTGCAagacaaaaatgaaagaaataaaattaaacataattGTCTTGGCTAATTATCTTATTTGCCTAAGGGAAAATGCTACTTTGcctattgttttatttaatttgggAATAGGCCAAAATATCGGCTACGAGTCCGGCAACATTCTCGCTGTGTCAAATTCACTTCCAATTTgagattatttatttattattttaaaaaggaaatgaTTTAGTGGCAAAGTTATATATTGAGCACTTATTTGATGACTGCGATTTCATTGTGACTATTTGTTGAAAtggaatattaaattgattttttggggCTGTATATGCTATTAGGATGATCTCCGAATATGTTATGAGAGGCCATTTTATTATAACTAGAAAAGGTACTCGCGAGATGTGGTGAGTATTAAAactgtataatatatgtaaaaaGTTGTAAAAACATATAGAAACACAAATGCACCAAAAGATTTCAACCATCTTTACCAAATGCACAAATGGGTAGCCCCAAATCCCAGTTGTCAACTCTCAAAGGAAGGCAAACAGtgcaaaaccaaacaaaacagcATCTTGGTACGACAAATATACCAGAGAAGCTCTAATAAATTTTCATCAATCTTGAGATTCAACAcaacaaatttgaatttttttttttttttacgcaGTAGGTAGAGTATGTAATGATGTTTCCAATTTGATAAACCTATTTGAAAGTTATTTCAGATGGGAGCtctaataaaataagaaaataagaaaattctaATAAGcaataaaaaagagtaaataaaaaaattaaagaagtatTCTTTAAGTTCATGTAGACATACAAGTTTATTGAAGTTATGAAATATCCGTACTCCAACTTccataaatattttgtattaaatataaaaaaaggcaaGTTTCTTAATATAAACTAAAATTTGCAGCAACTAAATATTAGAATTGGGAAGaatttaaatatatgtatGTCACTTCAGTGAACTACAAAAATTAATGTAGTACAGAACCTTTAAAATCAAACATTTTGGCTCTTGTTTTGGACCAAAAGAATCCAACCTAATTGCATTGTAAAAGATGTTTgggaaaaatcatattttagaAGAAGAGCTGATAAATTTTCTCTGTAATCGAATCGTAATTGAAGATAATTAGAGCATTTTCACCAGTTGcctcttgccatggcaagattAGCCCTAGGGcaggcactattcatgtgaatagtgccTGCCCTAGCCCCCTCCAGCAAAATGTGTTTCCAGTAGTTggggcttgccatggcaaatactattcatttttttatttttttcacaactttgtttacttaaacaattaatttggataatattttcggataaaatttttgggttcctacgtgtcaatattattcatatcggataagattttcggtttcaaatttcagataaatttcagataaatttcaaatttcagatacatttcaaaattcaaatttcagataaattcaaaatgtcaaatttcagatacatttcgaaattcaaatttaagataaatttgaattttggaatttcatttgaatttcaaatttcagataagattttcaccctctaagatTGCTCCGTGTGTCGTATCTATCTGTGTAcatttttatgctttggttgtgggttgtttatgttttatgctttggttgtgggttgtttattttttatgctttggttgtggtttattttttatgtatggaatgttttgaataaaaaggatttttgttgaatattttctttattgactaaaagaaaagcaatacaactaataataaaataaaatacatgaattaaacaaaacaaaaaatacactGAAATGAaaggtacatgaattaaagaaaacaaaaaatacaatgaaatcaaaggtatatgaattaaagaaaacaaaaaatacaatgaaatcaaaggcaagtaaactaagacatgaaaggcaaacaaactattttaatggtttccatcatttaaccaatctgtgttgctaggtccatcgtcatgaaaaagtcttcgtctcataatatcccttcgttctagcttccaatattgttttgtttcaggggacatatggcttgtatccatggccatggtttcccgatcttttttttcaatgttttgttcacgtacatactccctttctttgcgtacatactccctttcttttgcatattctacttgaatagccatatcgtgctcttgttgtttcaagtccatttcaattctcatggcttggtgctttgaaagttcctccaaaaattgagatgcattcttgctagaattactccctctcttcgccttcgccgccttcctcccaataggccttggCTCATTTTCAATGGGTGAGTCTAGATTCATCGGGGAATccataggtgaatccgatgcccGCGTCTCATGAAGTGGAGTCTCGTTCAAGACTACCGTCGGACcggttggaataatttggaatctcttacaagtcttcaccacctcccaacaatgggtatggttgaaacttttttgcCCTTGGCCTgtagcaccaaaccacatttgtgcttgtataatctattaaaaaaatgaaatggaaatgcaagagaatttttaaaatattggcaatgcaacatgtaaaaaaaaactaatggaaattaaagaaataataaaaaaatgcaacatgtattaaaaaaaactagagacatattaacaaaatatataaattgcaagaaacatttaaataaaaattaatatgacatagaaattaatagaagaaaaatgacaaataatttacctcactgCTAAGATTTTCTCCGCTTCGATGGTTGTCAATCGCTTTTGCTAAggcatttcttcattttccaactctttattaagaactttccacctactggataatgtcatttctgtacgtgtagaaccaattgccctttcacaaaatgcttgatgaatttttttccacatatgagaaaatttaatctcattgcccgttacgggacaatgactaacttggactcaagcctcacacaagctaacatcttccatcatgctccatgcccctccattttcattagaagaacccataatatgctagaaaaaaattacaacttcaaagtgaaaaaatattgaatagaaagtgaataaaatttgaggagaaagtgaacaatagtagaaggagaagaaaatatatgaggatttagtgttaaaagtgaagagtattggttggtatttatacacaaaaaattctgtaatttttgtgtattttttttcaattttttttggcagaaaaattggctgccgttgaattgaagaaaaaattccaaTCGGAGCGACCAGAGGCCGCCACATGTCAAGGAGCCATTGGCGGCCATTGTAGCGctgatttgaaatttttttaaacgttggcgcgtgcaatgcacgcgccaacggtaaaaaaaaattcaaatctccaGGGCTGACACCAGCATGGCGTCAGCTATTTTGTCCCAGACCTCGGGCCCGAGCTCTCCGAATTTGCCTTCGGGCCTGCCCGTTTTGGTGGCCCCCACTCTCGCCCGGGCTGAACCTTTGCTGCTGGACTTCATTTTTTGCCccaaaccccccccccccagccCGAGTCCACCAGCACTGCTGGACTTGCTCTtatgagaaaaagaaactttccCCACATTCAACACAATCAACTATCACTTAATATAGAGAAATTGAGTGGGAAAAGGAGCTATGAACAATGAAATACTATGCATGTAATGTGAATTTCAGTGAGATGAATGAATTGTAAAAGAAAGAGTACAAACTCTATTTTGGGAGTAGCATAGGTGGTTTTGGAACTGCCTTGggcagttttttttcttcagactGATAATTGGTAAATTGTCAGAATTTGACACATTTTCTTCTACGGTCTTCACAGCAAGAGTTTCctcatatttctttttagttgCAACATCACTTAAACACATgcaaaatagaagaaaaagaaaagtattaGCAAATGTTAGATAATGCGAAAATATCGATACGAATGAGTTAATTGTTATATAAATTCTaaccttttcaatttttttttcctgtgagagagatgaaaagagCTCTCTTAACTACGAGTCTATACCTCTTTTTTGAATCTGAAATGGGCTCTGCAAGAGAAGGGCTGGGTGAGACAGTGAGAGATGTAGGCGGAGCTTGTTTTGAGAAAAGTGGTTGAGTGAGCAGAAGCATTTGGGTAGCAATATTTTCTCTCATGTTCAACCAATTTTTGATCAAATAGCTTAGAGCCTGATTCAAGAAGCTATACTTTATCATCAAACACAGTTACACAGCTTGAATAAGTAGATCGCTTCTGTTGTCACCTTTGAATAACAATAAATCGCAGCAattgtaaattgaaataaagttATGTTcttgtattaaattaaagagtGCAAACTTGCATTTAAATCTTCAGTGAAGTTAAAACAACTTCAACAATAATACCCAATGACTCAAGCCTGCAAAACAAGGGAAGATTAACTATAAAAGATAAGTTGGGGGTATGAAACATCATATTAATACAATAgactatttatattttggaaaagaaaaaaagaggatcTTCTCCTGTGCACACTTCATAGTATTtggattttatattttctagaACAAACCTTTTTAAATGGAAATCAAGATTTCTGACTAAAAtcaatttctttaatataACACATACTCAGTTCatcaattcaataaaaaattaatccaACCACATATCCAAATCATAAttttagtgaaaaaaaaaactttatacAGATAATATTctcctttatttttctctctccagcAGTCATCAACGTCATCAAATtggtctctctttctctctatctCATATTCATATATTGGCAACATACCACATCAAATATCTATTAACACAGTTTTAACATCTCTAACATGAAATCAccaaatgaatatatatatatatattacacaaaattagtaaaaaaaaaaaacatttgagcataaaaacaaaaaataataaaaataataaatattaacaacaataGATCATTACACAATTTAGAGTAACCCCAACAACAGTTGatgaattgattttttttttttgttggggatGAAAGAAAGTGTTTCTAAAACAAGAATAAAATAGTTTGCTCAGCAAGAGAAAATAAACTCTCATATGCCAACAACCATTATTCTTCTAAACCTATCACTCACTTGTTCGAGGAACCAATTTGAGCAAGGAATTACAGGATTCAACAGTTTGCTCAGCAACCCATCAACAAGTCATTAATTTGTTAAAAAGTTGATGGGATGCAAACCTGAAGATAACGATGCAAAAACTCGCAGCCAACAAAGATGGAAAATCTCTCAGACCAATGCTCTAGAAATCATGAAAAATCTCTCAACCAACAAACAAATCGATGAGATGAAGAACAAAAGAATGGTGAGATTCAC
Protein-coding regions in this window:
- the LOC18774356 gene encoding pentatricopeptide repeat-containing protein At5g42450, mitochondrial — encoded protein: MKTILCRPPLFLFLQTKAHTSAGALLTETQKAHAHALQLGTSDAFFHARQLFDETPDLSVVSATSIIGSFARQHHHEEAIYLFSRMLLSNIRPNEFTFGTVIHSSTALGDLNIGKQLHACATKIGLHSNVFVGSATLDLYAKLSITQDAKRAFEDTQKPNVVSYTTLIYAYLKKEKLEEALKLFQVMPERNVVSWNAMIGGYSQTGHNEEAVNLFIEMLRNGLVPNHSTFPCAIIAAANIAALGMGRSFHACAVKFLGKLDVFIGNSLISFYAKCGSMEDSLLVFNKIEERNIVSWNAVICGYAQNGKGEEAISFFERMRLSSCKPNSVTLLGLLWACNHAGLVDQGYFYFNQARIEDPSILKPEHYACMVDLLSRSGCFGEAEEFISNLPFEPGIGFWKALLGGCQIHSNMELGEFAARKILALDPEDVSSYVMLSNAHSAAGRWQSVATIRREMKEKGLKRVPGCSWIEIRNRVHVFVTGDKNHHQVSEMLSILKILYRDFKGE
- the LOC18774660 gene encoding uncharacterized protein LOC18774660, which produces MVYIWSDQESVDELKHKLLCTNFELESAKMMAKEEVSKNEEIIKQLFELLKAACQERDEARNQLQKLMNELLPSIPADQTTHILSSQPNNENPIPQKTTNPSMLKESEALLPQTYNFHVYGSYPTNCNLGSLSFQGLPNANFADSSNLALPKRPVAQECGSKFDCASVLIDNIARLRPLPKKGRLMQAVMDTGPLLQTLLVAPLPKWKNPPTLIYGGDHYGSLIEQRLEAVESICPTQSSSSGSASFLESSPGFSQIPSSSVLNFARGSACLNNGLQLHVGNNTDAMQYQIATGKRRRF